CTTGGTGATTATAAACCCTAGTCTTCATCACCGCTCAGGTGACTTAGAAAATCTATCAACGCCAAGCTCTTAGCATCCTGATCTTCATCACCGCTCAGGTGACTTAGAAAAGTGATGGACTGATAAAATCTTTAAGTGGCTTCTTCATCACCGCTCAGGTGACTTAGAAATATTAACGCAAGAACACTGCGTTGACTTGATTCTTCATCACCGCTCAGGTGACTTAGAAAAGTTAAAGGGCTTTTCGTTAGGTGAGCTAGAGCTTCATCACCGCTCAGGTGACTTAGAAATTGTAAGATAGGCTCATCATCTGCGCTGCTAACTTCATCACCGCTCAGGTGACTTAGAAACATATCAATCACCCATCTAAGTAAGTTGAGCTCTTCATCACCGCTCAGGTGACTTAGAAATTACGAACATCAAGACAGGCAAAGAAATGCGGCTTCATCACCGCTCAGGTGACTTAGAAATGCTGCACCAGGGTCGCCCGAATAAGGCACAACTTCATCACCGCTCAGGTGACTTAGAAACAGCAGCAGCAGGGAAAGGATGGGCGCAAAGACTTCATCACCGCTCAGGTGACTTAGAAAGTCCATATGATATAAATATATCTCCCAAATACTTGGGAAGGTATTAGTAGTTATAGTTGTAGTGAGCTAATAGTAGCAGGGCAAATATATCAAACTAACCATTGTTTAATGACAGAGCACTATCAAAATAGTGTAACATTTGTTTATTAAAATGCTGGAAGATAAAAAGATGAGTTTGTTTCAAACCTTTATCCAGAAAATAGGCATAGTAGTCTTAGTCTTGGGTATAAGTGGTTCAGTATTAGCGGCAGACTTTAAGTCTATTCAAGCATCTGCAGAATCAGGAGATGTCAATGCTCAGCTTGAGCTTGCTGAAAGATATGAAGCGCTAGAAAAGTCAAATCGTAAAGTTGTCAACTTTGAACCTCAAGAATTATATTATGAAGGTAAAGCAGTAGATGAAAATGCTAAAGAAGCTTTGAGCTGGTACCTAAAAGCAGCTAACCAAGGTAACGCTGTCGCCCAAGCGAAGGTTGGCGGTATTTATCATGATGGTAGATATGTCAAACTAGATTATTCCAAAGCATTTGAGTGGTATCAAAAAGCGATCAAAGAGAATGTAGCCGAAGCACAGTTTGGCTTAGGGCTGATATATGCTTACGGTAATGAAGTACCTAAAGATCCAGAAAAATCACAATATTGGCTTACAAAAGCAGCAGAACAAAACTATGTTCCCGCTTTGTTTAATCTTGCATATGAGTATCATGGTCACTACGACGATCATGAAAGTCAAATAAAAGCGCTTGAGCTATTTAAAAAAATGGCTAATGGAGATGACCCAAACGATGAGTATGTTGTTCGTTCTCAGTACGCATTAGGCTCTATGTACTACGATGGTTATGGTACTGAAGAAGATTATCACAAGTCAGCATACTGGTATCAAAAAGCGGCTGAGCACGGACTTACTAGCGCGCAAACAGAGCTTGCTAGGATGTACTCTAGAGGTGAGGGTGTAGATCAAAGTCATGATGAATCTATAAAGTGGTATAAAAAAGCAGCGAATCAAGGGAGTTTGCTGGCGCAGACGGGACTAGCAATGATGTACTACGATGGTGAAGATGTCGCGCAAGATTATACTCAAGCGTTTAAATGGTTAAATAAAATAGTAGAGAGCGGTAAAGATGACTACTCTATTCAATTGATGCTTGCTTCGTTATACCTCAATGGCGATGGAGTCACTCAAAACGATGCTGAAGCGACCAAATGGTATGCTAAAGCTTGTCAAAACGGTAATCGCTACGGCTGTATTCAATATCGAGAATTAACCCAATAATAGAACAAATCCATATGAAAACAGTCACATTCTGTCTACTAGCCAGCCTAGTTTTAAGCGCTCACGCAGCGGAGATAAAAACCAACTCATCGCTCGATGATACCGATCAAGTGGTGAATCAATTTCCGGTAGAGACTGCCTTACTCAATATCTATACTAAAGAAAGCAGTAGAACCTTATCAGCTATGGTGTATGGTCATAAAGAGTCAATTGAAATCAAGGTAACACCAAAAGGAAACCTGACATTTGAAAACATACTTGTTCAAGGTGCCGAGCAACGCTTCACCTATAGGTACGATGATGAGGTCATCGAAGAATCTATCGGCATCAACTACTTCACCCTTAATCCTTTAACTTTTTACGGTTTTGATAAGCCTTCAGGCAAGTATTCATTAGCGACGCAGACAGCGGTCATTCCTAAAATGGCGAGCATTGGTGATTCAAATCAGTTTGTCACTGAACGTATCTACTTAGATAGTAGCAAAAATACACCAGTTGATTTTTACAACTTAACTTGGTCCCTATCACGTGCCAGCGCAAATACTGCATGGCTCTGTATAGATATTGATATCTATGAAAATTCGTCCGAATGCTATCAGATCGATGGCAGTGGCAATATATTGCAGAGCAAAAAACGTTTGCAGTATTGGGCAGAAAATAGCTTTGAGATCATAAACTATATGAGTGAATAATGGTGTCAAAACCACCTTCAGTACAAACCACCTGTCTTTGCCACCAAATTTATATGATTTAGACACACAGGCATTCGCGTTTATGATCAACATTTCTTTCATGTCGATAATTAATCGAGTGTGTCATGCATGTGTTCATTGAACAAAAAATAGCTTGAGCTATATGAATTAATAATGAAAATTATTATAAATTTTAAGAAGTGATTTGAAATAATCATCAAACCTTATTTTGACATCTTAGAATTACAGGTCAATCTGTATCAAGCATCTAAGCCTTACTCTTCTATTAATGGAACATTTTCGCTCTACTTTCCACTCCCAAGCTATCACCCTAAACTGCTTTTCTAGTGATCTTATCCATTCATGCACCTACAAACTCTAGCTACACTCCTAAACTACCTCAGATAAGATCACCATAGATTGTCTATAAAAGCTCAAAAGCATAGCAAGACGTCACCTGCTGTCGTGTATTTCATGATTTTTCCTCAAAGCCTCACAAATTGGCTTTCAATTGTTTGCTAATCCTCGTAAATTATTAGTAGAGGTCAATACACAGGATATAACGACCAAACCATCAACTCGATATCTCAGTGAGAAAGATATGAAATCACTATCGATTGCTAAGCTACAAACACTCAATGTGCTTGTATATCCAGAAATCGTTGGTTTATTTGATATTTATACCTGCCATATTAGACCGCTGCTTGACAGCAAGACTATCGAACTTGAGCAAAGTAATGCTTGCTCGAAACTTACCCGCTTTATAAAAGAGGATAAAAAGTGGTTCTTGCTGAACAACTTTGAGCTATTTCATATAGTAAAAAGCCCTTATATTGATTTTGATGTATTAAGACAAGAAGTGGCTGTGAAATATACCTCAAAGAGTCAGTTTGATTTTGGCATCAGTTTTTACGAGCTTATTGACCTCATTGCTCAACATAATAAAAAGATAGATATTAAGCTCGTTTATACGCAGCTAAATGAGCTCTTGAATCAAGAAATAAACCAAAAACTATTTGGCAAAACTATTTTTGCTATTACTACATTTTGTCGGCTTATAAAAATAAATGAGCAGACTTATCATAAACGTCGTCCTACTGGAGTATTGTGATGGCTCAAGATAATGACACCTCACCCAATGAGGAACAATGGCTGTCTGCAAAGACCATTGATTATTTAAAAAGTGAGGAAGCGTTTGTTTACCCAGAAGCTATTATAGATGCTATCTCCACCATCATTATCGCAGTACATGACAGTTATAAACCCTCTAATAATTCTATTGAACCTTTATTAGAGATGACTGTACTAATACTACAAGATGAGCCTATTGCCTCTAAGTATATGCAAATCAGTCGTACTCATTTAGCAGAAAAACCACTGATGATGCAGCTGTTTATCCTAATGCAGAATATTGTCACCAAACAACAATTAGGCCACTCATTGCAACACCTAGTTTGGTTAGCAATAGCAATGCACACTGCAGCTTTACTTATCATTCAAGATAAGAAAACTCATACCAATAATATACTGATGCAGTTTAAGATGGCACAATTCTCAGCATCTTCTAGGCGCAAATGGCTTTGGAACGCACTTCCTGACATCTTCCACACTGAGATGAGTATAGAGCGTATATTATCGGTATTTAATAGTCTATTAGATCAGCAAAAAAGCGAACTTGTAGCACTAATCAATGGCCAAGCTACTCATACAGAGAAAGTAAAAAAAGACAAGTCTGACATAAAAGCCAAGCTGAGCCAGATAGATAAAATAACGACTGCCTACCAACACGCACACGACTTGCATGCACCAAAACCTGAACGCAAGAAGCCACCAAAAAATAACAGCATTAAACCCATAAACCTATCCGATGATAAACCAATATATCCTCTCGATTATGAAGCTACAAACTCTAACTGGAATAGTGAGCCTGATAAAGACAATTGGAACACCACACCTGATGATGTCGAACACAGCTCTACCACCATAGACCTAGCATTTCTGGAAGCTAATACCGAAACCTATGAAGGGTTAATGACGAGCTTTGAAGAGTACATCGATCACAATGAATTGCCCTATATCAGCTACGACAACTATCCAAACCCTCTAGTTAGAAACTCTATACCGCTGCAAACTATCGACTTATCGCTGCAGCAAAACTATATGTCCCAGCGTAATCTCGCGCTCAACTCTAACACACGCTTACTTTCCGTTGCTGGTTATCAAACCCTATTTGCAGCACTACACCAAGATGCTAAATCTTTACCAGAGTCAGATAATAATAAAACCTGCGCTGGCATTTTATTGCTATCAATGCTTACTGGCCTTCCAGTTAAGTCCTTAATAATACCAGGCTATATCGGTCATCCTAGTATTTTTAGCATCCATGACAAAAGAGCTTATATTAAACATAGCCTTGGTATTACTAAACGATCTGTTAGCCAAACGTTAACAAAGGAAGATTACGAAAATCATTCTGACACTATTAAAATTCCACTGCCATTATGGCTAATTGATAACCTGCTGGCTTGTCAGTTGCCTATAAAAGAAGAGTTTACGACTTACCTTGCCAACTTGCGTAATAGCCTTGGACTGCCCTATCTTTCGGTCAATCGAATAGAAACAGTATTACATGTTGTACTCTCTCGCTATACGCCAGATTGTCATGCACATATTGCCGATATCATTTGCCGCACGCCAGCGCCCCATGCTCCAGCGATGTACTATAGCAGCCATACTAGTGAAGGGATCATCGCTCACTATAAGTCGGCGCTAAGTGTACTCAGCAATATAAGTAGTTTTGACTTAGCTTATATCACCCCTTGGCATAAATACACCATAGGCTCTGGGTTTGCACTCAAGCTCGAAACCGTTCGTAACATCATAGATGAGATAAAAACTTGGGTAGATCAAAGTACAAATTATGATGAGCACTTTAATAGAACCAGTATTTTTATATGGTTTATCTTTTGCCTTTTAACGGGCGTGCGACCGAACAACGGTCTTGGCAAGATGTACGATATCGATCTTGATATGGGGTGGCTAGAGATCAACGATAAGCCCGTTAAGAAAGTAAAAAGTGATCGTCTGATACCACTATGCCTCACCCTTGTACGCCATTTGACAAAATATAGAGACTATATAATTGACTATCAGGCTAAGCATCAATTGAAGCATGACATCAGCACTACCATTGATGATATTCGCTTAGGTAACGATGAAGCGTTATTGAAAATTTTGTCTGCAAGTGTAAGTAACCTAAAAGATATTAAGCGCGGTGACACCTATAATTTTACCAAAAACGTTATTGATGCCAACCCTTACTGGACTCGTCACTTTGTGCGTACTCAGCTTGAGAAACGTAGTGTTCAGCTGCCACTCATCAACACTATTATTGGTCATGAAAAATCTCGTCAAGAGGTATTAGGACGTTTCTCATCGAGCAGTAAAAGAGATATAAGACGTGTAGCACCTGTATTTGAGCAGATCGCTGAACAGTTAGGGTTAAACCTTATAGAGATAAACAACTATTCTAAGATAAGCCATATTGAAAGAATATATGCGGGAGTAGACCATGTTGATAGATAATATTCACCTGCCCAAAATCATCGATGGCTTGGCAAATTTTGATGGCAGAAAAAGACGCTACGTGCCTTATCCTTCTGAACTCAAAGACGATAGCCCTAAAAAATACGACATACAGCTACTGGCCGATCTACAGACTGAGTGGGATTTCCTGCAAAGAACTCATCCTGGTAATATTAGGTTCACCAAATCTTTTGACAAATATTACGAACAAGTACTTTGGCCAAGTAATCGCACCTTTTTAGTTATACCGAGCCCTGTAAGTTTTGCTGATGAGTTATGGTTATTACAGAGTCAAGAACTAGACCAATTTCAGCGTGACTTTAATAATAAGCTAAAACCCTTGTCTAACGAAGGGTTCGATAAGTTTCAAGTTGTTGTTCAAGACAAAATTTCTAAAGCCTATAAAACAACCAAAAAATTAACACAAGCATGGCAGACTGTTAGTCAATTTATTGATTATCAAAATCAACATTACATGCTTGCAAAACACTATTACCCTAAGGTAGTCGCGCCGCAGCCCACAAAGTTCAATCCATTGATTATTAATAACGACTGGGTCAAAAATGGCAAGTCACTGGTCAAGATTATTCGTGTCGCACAAACACACTGGAATCAAACAGCTAATTATAGCCAAGATCAGATTTTAGGCTGGCTGATATTTTCAGGGATTGTGTATGGTGGTATTAATGAAATACAGATGCTCCAAGGGTGGCTTACCTCATTGCTCGCCAAAAAACATCAGCCATTCATCAAAGAAAGGATAATAATCTCACCGTGCTTTGTGCAAAAGGGCTTTGGTAATGAACGAGAAGAAGAAAGTGACAAGCTTTATAACACCAAGCAAATCGTCGTAGATGTAGTCAGTCAGTGTTGGCTGATGCGTTACCATAAAAACAGCAGTCAAACAGATATCAATCATATCATTGACAAGCTGTCAGCAGATAAGATTGAGCTATACTTGACCACTGTTTTATCTGACCTAATCAAGCCTTTAAATATTAAACCCCTCTCCTTTTCAAAATTTTTATATTACGCAAGCTACCACTGGGAGATGCTCGATGGCGCTGATATTGATCATGCTTCAGTTGGTATACTTCGAGGTATGCATAACACTGCTGGACTGAGCACGCAGGATTTTGATAATTTTTTGAACCAAAAATATCAACATAAAGTTGAGCACTATAATCTAGAACATATTTTAGCGCTATCTATCAGTAAAAGCTCTATTGCTCAAAAAGATACGACCAACATTTCTACCAAAAAAATAGAGGTTAGAAAGTCTGATTTGATTATGAGTCTCACTAAAGACTTTAAAATAGATAAAAAATATGCAAAGAAAAAATCCAATAGCAATCCGTACACAATTATCGAAAGAGTACAAAAACGCTATAAGCAATATGATGACTTAAGTGAAAAGATTTTATTAGATTGGGTGCTCAGTTTACTCAATCGAAAAGAGTCAAAATCACTTAGTAATGAGTCTATTTTGAAATATATTAGAACCATAGGCTATGAGTGGTTGTATTTCACAACAGCGCAACCGCTTGATATTTGGTCAGAGGAAGAGTTTGAGGAACTTTATGAAGATATTTTAGAGTACAAAGCTGTCGTACGGAACAATACTGACATTGGATACTCTGCCAATTTATTGAAGAGTATGCACAACTTTGCTAAGAGCAAATACAATTTACCCTCCGTGAACTTTCAACAGTCGAAAAACGGTCGGCGTGTACGTGCCGAGCTGATATCACCGCAAGCGTACCAAACCATTATCACGCAAATACTGAGTTCTGTAGATATACTAGAGCGGGAGATATTCGCACTTTTATTTATCTTAGTCTATCGTACTGGCATGCGCAAAAAAGAGCTGTTGGGACTTAAGTATAATGACATCGAAGGCTTAAAAACAGCTGTACCATCAGTGATAATCAGGCCCAATAGCTATCGTCCAACCAAGACTCAAAGTAGTATTCGCCGCGTTCCCTTATTTGCCTTCCTCAAACCTAATGAACTGAATTTTTTTATTAACTTTGTGCAGAGTAATATTGGCGACAGTTCAAACAAATTTATCTTTACCTTATCATCGGATCAGCGCCCTATTGATGACCATGTTCCGTTGCAGTTACTCAAACGAGTTTTAAAAGACATATCGGTAGATGATAATGTCGCAACGCATACCTTTCATGGTTTTAGGCATACGGCAGTGAGTAACCTATCTTTAGCGCTATTAGGTCATCCAGATCTCGTAAAAGCCCTCACCGATTATGACGAAAAAGACATATTGCGTATAAAAAAAGGCCTACTTGGGGAGCATATAAATGCACAAGATCGTTGGTACGCTCTATCGGGTATTATGGGGCACTTATCGCCTGAGCGTAGCTTTGAGTATTACAATCACTTTGCTACTTTGATGGCTACTTATGCGTTGAGTGTTGTTGACATCGGACTACCCAAGCAAACACTGTGCAACATTACCGAATTCCCTCCTAGAAGGATTGAGGATAATGCTGACATTACTGCTAATGGCATAGTCAGCATACCTAGCATGCGTACACTTTTATTTAAAAATATTATAGAAGGCAAACGCAAGTCACCGAAATTCACGATCGAGAACTGTGATAAGCGATTTCTCTTGAGTACAAATACGCCAGCCACTGATGAACTGTTTGGTCGTTATGGTCTAAACCGAGTACAGCTGCTACTACAGACCTATGATAAAGAGATGCCTTTAAGTAAAGCAGCCCAGTTAGCAAATATTTCTATTCATGATGCAAACATTTTAATAGAACGTGCGAGCGAGGTTGCCGCTATCACTACCAAACGCGGCAAACCTCGCTTTGTAAAGCTATCCGATTCAAATAATTCCGTACTGAGTCCACTGAACATTCAATACCAAAGTGATTTAAGATTACTATCGCTTTTGTTAAGTAATGCCTACCGTCTACGAGAAAAGTCAGGGGCTGACTGGACTTGGTTTATTGAGATATGTAGTCAAAAACTGTCTAGTAGCAGAGCATACCTACCATTTAGAAAAGGAGATGAGAAAGAGTTGCAACGTTTCATTGATATTGCTAAGAAACTGCTGCCTCTGAAACGTTGGCTAATGAGTAGCAACGAAGCCTTGTTGATGAAAAATATGTCACCTAACGATTATCAAGATATTAAGCAGCAATCTAACGACTCGATAGAAGCTATTCATATTGGTATTGCTAGCCGAGATCCTAGAGATCAAACCAACAAATGGCAGTATTCGCCCCTACTACGGTTTTTTGTGCATATGATGCTAATTACTGATGAGAGGCTAGTTATTAATGATAGTCAGACACAATCATTATTGAATAAGCGCACTCAATGCTTTACAAAAATTGACTAAAACCCTATATCCTGACACCTATTATTTTTTATCATCACCGCAATGACCTTATATCAGAGTTATTCAAAACGATAACGAAACCATTCCATCCATCATCGTCTCCACACCTCCTTTAATGATCTATGCGGTCAAATCCGTAGACATTAACTTGGCAGATTTTAGTTATCCCACCTAATATAATAATAAAAAAAACGCTACCCGATAATTAATCAGATAACGCTTTCCTTATTACTTGTCTAAACTATGTTAAACACTAACGCTCACCCAAGCCTTCAGAAAAGGTTTTGGTTAATGGCTTAGTCAGATAGGACAGCACTGAACGCTGTTGCGCTTTGATATCGACTGAAGCAGTCATACCAGGTCTAATGATAATTTCATCGCGACGCGCAGCAAACTCAGCACCGGTAATTTTTATTTGTACGCGATAATATGGCTCCTCTCCTTTGGGTGTTTGCTCAATCAAAGTATCTGGACTGATATAGGTCACCTTACCCGTCATAGCACCAAAGATAGAGTAATCATAAGCATCAAGCTTAACGCTAGCGACTTGATTCTCTTTGACATAAGCGATATCCACTGGACTAACTTTAGCTTCGACGATCAGGTCGCTACTGGTGGGCAATATCTCCATAATAACCTCACCAGGTTTCACAACGCCGCCAATAGTGGTAATTAAGATATTATTTACCTTGCCCTCAGTTGGAGCAAATAGCTTGGTCTCTTCCAATACTTGTGAATGATCACGCAGCTGCTCAAGCTCAGTATCCAGCTCTTCTTGTGCTTTGGTCATTTCCGATTGTGCTTCTTCAAAGTACTTGTTTCGCTTATTGGTAATTTGTGCTTGGATCTCAGCAACTTGTCGGCGCAGTTTAATCACGTCAGCTTGGCTGACATCACCATATTCTAACAGTGGTTCATTCATACTGAGCTCTTGCTGAGCCAGTACCATCATATTCTGTAGCGAGCTGACATCTTGATCAATGGCTTGCCGACGGCGGTTATATAGTTGGGTTTGGTTTTCTACGTATTCGCTATAGTTTTTGATTCCATCTGGAAACTTAAGCGGCTTTTCAAATATTTCTGCTTCAAGGCGAGATAACTTGGCTCTTAGCGCGGCGATCTTCGAACTTGAATTAGCGAATGCCGCTTGCGCCCGCTCTTCTTCTAGTGTGACAACCAGTTGTCCCTTAGTGACATCCTCTCCTTCTCGCACTAATATTTCAGTCAATACACCACCCTCAACTGCTTGAATATCCTGCGTTCTAGCACTGGCGATAACCGTTGCTGTGGCACGGGTTACTTGATCAATTTGAGCAAAATAGGCCCAAACTACCAAGACGATTACCCCTATAAGTGCACCCCAAATAATAATACGGGTACGCCCAACTTTAGGATCATGAGACTTATGCTGATAGTTATTCATTATCTTGTCCTACATCATCTGGGTTATTGCGAACATCGGTGGCTAGCGAGGTATTAGAGGTATTGCTAATGACTTTAACTTTAGACTTACTCACCTTAATTGAGGTTTTATTTTTATTTTCTTGATCATCATTACCTTTTAGTTGTTTAAGCACTTGCTCTTTTGGTCCATCCATCACTATTTTCTGATTGTCCATGATAATAATACGATCGACCAATTGTAATAACGGCATCTTGTGAGTAGCTACAATGAGAGTCGAGCCTTGTCCAAACTCTTTACTAAGCACATTGATACATTGCAACTCTTGACGGTTGTCCATCGATGCCGTCGGCTCATCCATCAATAAAATCGTTGGCTTGGTCAGCAGTAAGCGAGTGAAAGCGACCAGTTGTTTTTGACCACCAGATAGCCCTTTACCACCCTCACTAATAGGTAGATCCAAACCACTGGAGTGGCTAGCCACCAGCTTAATCAACCCCGTCTTTATTAGAGCGTCACGCATCACATCATCACTTGGCGCAGGTAGCCCAATCAATAGGTTTTCTCTTAGCGTGCCCTCAAACAGACGATGGTCTTGTTGTAAGTAGCCGATCTGTTCACTAAGAGACTCGCGGCTAATCTGTTGAATATCCAGTCCATCTAGCAGTATTCGACCCTGCGTTGGGGCATATAACCCTGACAGTACTTTTAATAACGTCGACTTACCTGAACCAATAGCGCCCAAAATTGCAATACGCTCGCCCGCTGTGATATATAGTTTATTAATGGCTAATGCTGGCTGCTCATTGTCTTGGTAATTAAAAGTCACTTTTTCTAAGTCAAAACTACCAGCAATATGACTGGGCGACAAGGGATGCGCCACGCCATGATTGTCTTGTTGTAATGAAAAAAGCTGTTCGATATTCAGTTTTGCAGCTTTCGCATGTGAATGCTGTACCAGTAAATTGGGGATACTCATGACAGGTGCTAAGATACGCCCTCCTAAAATAGAACAGGCAATCAACCCGCCCATAGTCATATCACCTGACATCACTACGAACGATCCAACAATAACAATGCCGACATAGCTTGTCTGCTGAACCATCTGTGACAGATAGCTTAAGTTGTCATTGGCATGCTTCATATCCAAATCATTTTTGGTCGTAATATTCATTACATCAAGCCAACGGGATAAAAACTTCCAATTACCCGAACCAGCCTTAATGGTTTCAATACCCTCGACTGTTTCAACCAAAATACCAGTTTTACGATAAGAGGCTGAGGCACCAACGGCCGCGATACTATCAATTTTTTTGCGTGCAGCAAACCCCAATGCAATAGCAATAATCGCCGCTACAATAGGTACTAAAGCCACTAAAGGATTACCAATAACGATGATCAAGGCTACAAAAATGATTGCCATCGGAATATCGACCAATCCAAACAAAGTACTCGCTGTATAAAAACCACGAACTTGCTCGTAACCCCGGAGCTGCGCGGCCATTGAACCCACCGACCCTGGCATTTGGTCAATCCGAACACTCAGAAGCCGCTGAAATACTTCTCGAGACAAGTGTTGATCAAGGTTGACCACTACTTTATCCATAATCTTTGAGCG
This region of Psychrobacter sp. JCM 18902 genomic DNA includes:
- a CDS encoding type I secretion system permease/ATPase, whose amino-acid sequence is MNNPIPASSDQASDSELMENSTLQFLTPETDEQVKEQVSNEIEQLAFSLHTLLTQQGYPIDKLRLYGVLHQQTELMTLASIVKVLEQLGVDQLPESLPMPDAAFLPLLALHSSQGWGVIEQQNPQGLWQFSQSEQISVHPSDAFTQLLRIRLESEPSKRKQLSFDQILKKDLKNYRGIVIEAVVASLLINMLALAVSLFSMQVYDRVIPTRSEYTLIILASGVGLVILFETFMKFARSKIMDKVVVNLDQHLSREVFQRLLSVRIDQMPGSVGSMAAQLRGYEQVRGFYTASTLFGLVDIPMAIIFVALIIVIGNPLVALVPIVAAIIAIALGFAARKKIDSIAAVGASASYRKTGILVETVEGIETIKAGSGNWKFLSRWLDVMNITTKNDLDMKHANDNLSYLSQMVQQTSYVGIVIVGSFVVMSGDMTMGGLIACSILGGRILAPVMSIPNLLVQHSHAKAAKLNIEQLFSLQQDNHGVAHPLSPSHIAGSFDLEKVTFNYQDNEQPALAINKLYITAGERIAILGAIGSGKSTLLKVLSGLYAPTQGRILLDGLDIQQISRESLSEQIGYLQQDHRLFEGTLRENLLIGLPAPSDDVMRDALIKTGLIKLVASHSSGLDLPISEGGKGLSGGQKQLVAFTRLLLTKPTILLMDEPTASMDNRQELQCINVLSKEFGQGSTLIVATHKMPLLQLVDRIIIMDNQKIVMDGPKEQVLKQLKGNDDQENKNKTSIKVSKSKVKVISNTSNTSLATDVRNNPDDVGQDNE